The Deinococcus carri genome contains a region encoding:
- a CDS encoding class I SAM-dependent methyltransferase, whose translation MRNAEFNDPRLIQVYDAQCRWSSDDDLFLALANEMPGSRVLDLGCGTGRLTLALADAGHTVLGIDPARASLEAARLKPGAERVTWMEGTAADAPVQAFDLALMTSHVAQFITGDEEWQGTLAELNRALVPGGRLIFESRDPAARAWESWAADPSADRYRLPDGSSVEVWTEVTEVLAGEPSGPLVTFVHHYSFSASPEERLSRSTLRFRTEETLRSSLGRAGFEVEHLFGGWHREPVGQGDGEFIVVARASGRGRTEKPRRSGAWG comes from the coding sequence ATGCGAAATGCCGAATTCAACGACCCCCGGCTGATCCAGGTCTATGACGCCCAGTGCCGCTGGTCCAGCGACGACGACCTCTTCCTCGCCCTGGCAAACGAGATGCCGGGGAGTCGCGTCCTCGACCTTGGGTGTGGGACCGGCCGCCTGACCCTCGCTCTGGCTGACGCGGGCCATACGGTGCTGGGGATTGACCCCGCCAGGGCGTCGCTTGAGGCGGCCCGGCTCAAACCGGGGGCCGAACGAGTCACGTGGATGGAGGGCACAGCCGCCGATGCACCCGTTCAAGCCTTCGACCTCGCCCTGATGACCAGCCATGTCGCGCAGTTCATCACGGGCGACGAGGAATGGCAGGGGACGCTGGCCGAGCTGAACCGCGCGCTGGTGCCCGGAGGCCGCCTCATCTTCGAGTCGCGCGACCCCGCCGCCCGCGCCTGGGAAAGCTGGGCGGCGGACCCCAGCGCGGACCGTTACCGCCTGCCGGACGGGTCAAGCGTGGAAGTCTGGACCGAGGTGACAGAGGTCCTGGCAGGCGAGCCGTCCGGACCTCTCGTCACCTTCGTGCATCACTACAGCTTCTCAGCCTCCCCGGAGGAACGGCTTTCACGCTCGACGCTGCGCTTCCGGACCGAGGAGACGCTCCGTTCGTCGCTGGGCCGGGCCGGGTTCGAGGTCGAACACCTTTTCGGCGGCTGGCACCGTGAGCCGGTGGGCCAGGGCGACGGCGAGTTCATCGTGGTGGCGCGGGCCAGTGGGCGGGGCCGAACAGAAAAACCCCGCCGAAGCGGGGCGTGGGGCTGA
- a CDS encoding alpha/beta hydrolase yields the protein MTPTLVIVPGLGDSGPDHWQSLWERKFGAARVRQDDPERPTPQAWSARLQEVVEATSGDLILVGHSCGVLNIVHWARLSGGHARVKGALLVGPTDADMTTTYAQYPGVRGMAPTPLEPLPFPALVVASENDPFATFERAQAFADAWGAEFVTAGEAGHINVASGHGEWPEGEVLLSEALHAWTPPEITRL from the coding sequence ATGACCCCCACCCTCGTGATCGTGCCCGGCCTGGGCGACAGTGGCCCGGACCACTGGCAGTCCCTCTGGGAGCGGAAGTTCGGCGCGGCGCGCGTGCGGCAGGATGACCCGGAACGTCCCACGCCGCAGGCCTGGAGCGCACGGCTTCAGGAGGTGGTCGAGGCGACGTCCGGCGACCTGATTCTAGTCGGGCATTCCTGCGGGGTGCTGAACATTGTCCACTGGGCGCGGCTGTCCGGCGGCCACGCGCGGGTGAAGGGCGCACTGCTGGTCGGCCCGACCGATGCGGACATGACCACCACATATGCCCAGTATCCGGGGGTGCGGGGGATGGCCCCCACGCCGCTGGAGCCGCTGCCCTTTCCCGCGCTGGTGGTCGCCAGCGAGAACGACCCTTTTGCGACGTTCGAGCGGGCACAGGCCTTCGCGGACGCCTGGGGAGCCGAGTTCGTCACGGCGGGGGAGGCGGGGCACATCAACGTCGCCAGCGGTCACGGCGAGTGGCCGGAGGGCGAGGTCCTGCTCTCGGAGGCGCTGCACGCCTGGACACCGCCGGAAATCACCCGTCTCTGA
- the trxA gene encoding thioredoxin, with translation MKPVELTDSNFQAETGQGLTLVDFWAPWCGPCRIIAPVIEELASQYEGRVKVGKLNVDDNPGVSGQYRVMSIPTLILFKDGQPVEGMVGAQPKRAFETLLDKYATSAATH, from the coding sequence ATGAAACCTGTGGAACTGACCGACAGCAACTTCCAGGCCGAGACGGGCCAGGGACTGACACTGGTGGACTTCTGGGCACCCTGGTGCGGTCCCTGCCGCATCATCGCGCCCGTGATCGAGGAACTCGCCAGCCAGTACGAGGGCCGCGTGAAGGTCGGCAAGCTCAACGTGGACGACAACCCCGGCGTGTCCGGCCAGTACCGCGTGATGAGCATCCCCACCTTGATCCTCTTTAAGGACGGCCAGCCGGTCGAGGGCATGGTCGGCGCGCAGCCCAAGCGGGCCTTCGAGACGCTGCTCGACAAGTACGCCACCTCTGCCGCCACCCACTGA
- a CDS encoding DUF309 domain-containing protein, protein MPEELREDLRAGAALFAAGEWWEAHEAWELPWSRVTGEERVFIQALILLAAALHKRWHHGSLTHRNYHKAAAYLDRLPAQYGGVDLARLRADVWAALHDPALRPRLHGGGTV, encoded by the coding sequence ATGCCGGAAGAGTTGCGGGAGGACCTGCGGGCGGGGGCGGCCCTGTTCGCAGCGGGCGAGTGGTGGGAGGCGCACGAGGCGTGGGAGTTGCCCTGGAGCCGCGTGACCGGCGAGGAGCGGGTGTTTATTCAGGCACTGATTCTGCTGGCCGCCGCCCTGCACAAGCGCTGGCACCACGGCAGCCTCACGCACCGCAACTACCACAAGGCCGCCGCTTACCTGGACCGCCTGCCCGCGCAGTACGGGGGCGTGGACCTCGCCCGCCTGCGCGCCGACGTGTGGGCCGCCCTGCACGACCCGGCGCTGCGGCCCCGGCTGCACGGCGGCGGCACGGTGTAA
- a CDS encoding NYN domain-containing protein: MTERIALFIDGANVYAAAKRLGWNFDHRKILEHFGSYGTLHNAFYYTAVPPQVDDKQKRFIDALTYMGYTVRTRPLRESTDEHGDTHRRASLDIEIVTDLLTTEGRFDTAILLTGDGDFERPVEVLRARGKRVVVASIPEMTSYELRNAADEYVDLGSIREQVERPGYRLPSEQRGADSRPFYVTAPLTEADER, from the coding sequence ATGACAGAACGTATCGCACTCTTTATTGACGGGGCCAACGTGTACGCCGCGGCCAAGCGGTTGGGCTGGAACTTCGACCACCGCAAGATCCTGGAGCACTTCGGAAGCTACGGCACGCTGCACAACGCCTTCTACTACACGGCGGTGCCGCCCCAGGTGGATGACAAGCAGAAACGCTTCATCGACGCGCTGACCTACATGGGCTACACCGTCCGCACCCGCCCGCTGCGCGAGAGCACCGACGAACATGGCGACACGCACCGCCGGGCCAGCCTGGACATCGAGATCGTGACCGACCTGCTGACCACCGAGGGGCGCTTCGACACGGCCATTCTGCTCACCGGCGACGGCGACTTCGAGAGGCCGGTGGAGGTGCTGCGCGCCCGTGGCAAGCGCGTGGTGGTGGCGAGCATCCCGGAAATGACCAGCTATGAGCTGCGCAACGCCGCCGACGAGTACGTGGACCTGGGCAGCATCCGCGAGCAGGTCGAGCGCCCCGGCTACCGCCTGCCCAGCGAGCAGCGCGGCGCGGACAGCCGCCCCTTCTACGTGACCGCGCCCCTCACGGAAGCCGATGAGCGCTGA
- the plsX gene encoding phosphate acyltransferase PlsX — MSAETPAVNPGLPIALDAAGGDHGLAPNVEGAVQAARTGVPVVLVGPRVKLHAELGRHAGSASLPLTVVDAPDVIGMDEHASDVRSRTGASINVCTRLVKEGQAAAAVSMGHSGATMASALLTLGRVRGVDRPAILTHLPSKKGFVTLLDVGANADVKPQYLAQWARLATVYLRVVEEMADPTVGLLSIGEEEHKGNQLVLEAHALLRELDGHGIRFHGNVEGRDIFQGTTDIVVTDGFTGNVVLKLAEGEAKVLFGWVRDALGGSLRTKVGGLLVRGALRGLAERMDPSTYGASILLGVRGLAFIGHGSADARAVKNALLRASRAHQANLLERLEAALVPQNG; from the coding sequence ATGAGCGCTGAGACGCCGGCGGTGAATCCGGGGCTGCCCATCGCGCTCGACGCCGCCGGGGGGGATCACGGCCTGGCCCCCAACGTCGAGGGCGCGGTGCAGGCCGCCCGCACCGGGGTCCCGGTTGTGCTGGTGGGACCGCGCGTGAAGCTGCACGCCGAACTGGGCCGGCACGCCGGGAGCGCCAGCCTGCCCCTCACGGTGGTGGACGCGCCCGACGTGATCGGCATGGACGAGCACGCCAGCGACGTGCGCAGCCGCACCGGGGCCAGCATCAACGTCTGCACCCGGCTGGTCAAGGAAGGCCAGGCCGCCGCCGCCGTCAGCATGGGCCACAGCGGCGCGACGATGGCCTCGGCGCTGCTGACCCTGGGCCGCGTCCGGGGTGTGGACCGGCCCGCTATCCTGACGCACCTGCCCAGCAAGAAGGGCTTCGTGACCCTGCTCGACGTGGGGGCCAACGCCGACGTGAAACCGCAGTACCTCGCGCAGTGGGCGCGGCTGGCGACCGTCTACCTGCGGGTGGTGGAGGAGATGGCGGACCCCACGGTCGGCCTGCTCTCCATCGGCGAGGAGGAGCACAAGGGCAACCAGCTCGTGCTGGAGGCGCACGCCCTGCTGCGTGAGCTGGACGGCCACGGCATCCGCTTTCACGGCAACGTGGAAGGCCGCGACATCTTCCAGGGGACCACCGACATTGTCGTGACCGACGGCTTTACCGGCAACGTGGTCCTGAAACTCGCCGAGGGCGAGGCCAAGGTGCTGTTCGGCTGGGTGCGCGACGCGCTGGGCGGCAGCCTCAGGACGAAAGTGGGCGGCCTGCTGGTGCGCGGCGCACTGCGGGGCCTGGCCGAGCGGATGGACCCCAGCACCTACGGCGCGAGCATCCTGCTGGGCGTGCGCGGCCTGGCCTTTATCGGGCACGGCAGCGCCGACGCCCGCGCAGTCAAGAACGCCCTGCTGCGGGCTTCCCGTGCCCACCAGGCCAACCTGCTCGAGCGGCTGGAGGCGGCCCTGGTTCCCCAGAACGGCTGA
- a CDS encoding mechanosensitive ion channel family protein, which translates to MLDELLFQLQKPQVWLGLALTLLVAYALYRFGRTLLRVLERHVRGPLLTGLKWLWLGVVAVSWLAVATHIAYLPSVPVLFDLGQDIENGFRNSAGQVLVILALALIAWNLIGSFSARIVAEEEFNRRTVRVQTLKGVVESTLKVIVVIIGLIAGLQALGVNATSLLAGVSVLGLAVGFGAQSLIKDVFTGFFILLEDQYGVGDVITVNTGQLSGNVERLNLRVTALRALDGTVHIIPNGQIQTVSVSSKDWSRVVATVDVTYAANINDALRVLEAVSNEIYADPEWQGFFLDRPEMQGVTQLAPDGVTLRALFKVQPKSQYAIGREFNRRIKIAMDQAGIEIPFPQRTITLGGAPIEVRLTRDGAGSRDPRDTQDRTHPPMAPTLTRDPEEEEV; encoded by the coding sequence ATGCTGGACGAACTGCTGTTTCAACTGCAAAAGCCCCAGGTCTGGCTGGGCCTGGCCCTGACGCTGCTGGTGGCCTACGCGCTGTACCGCTTCGGGCGGACATTGCTGCGGGTGCTGGAGCGGCATGTGCGCGGCCCCCTGCTGACCGGCCTGAAGTGGCTGTGGCTGGGGGTCGTGGCAGTGTCGTGGCTGGCCGTGGCGACCCATATCGCCTATCTGCCCAGCGTCCCCGTGCTGTTCGACCTGGGGCAGGACATCGAGAACGGCTTTCGCAACAGCGCGGGGCAGGTGCTGGTGATCCTGGCGCTGGCGCTGATCGCCTGGAACCTGATCGGCAGCTTCAGCGCGCGCATCGTGGCCGAGGAGGAGTTCAACCGCCGCACCGTGCGCGTGCAGACGCTCAAGGGCGTGGTCGAGAGCACGTTGAAGGTGATCGTGGTGATTATCGGCCTGATCGCGGGCCTCCAGGCGCTCGGCGTGAACGCGACCAGCCTGCTGGCGGGCGTGTCGGTGCTGGGCCTGGCGGTGGGCTTCGGGGCGCAGAGCCTGATCAAGGACGTGTTCACCGGCTTCTTCATCCTGCTTGAAGACCAGTACGGCGTCGGGGACGTGATCACGGTCAACACCGGGCAGCTCAGCGGCAATGTGGAGCGCCTGAACCTGCGCGTGACGGCCCTGCGCGCGCTCGACGGCACCGTCCACATCATCCCCAACGGGCAGATTCAGACGGTCAGCGTGAGCAGCAAGGACTGGTCGCGCGTGGTCGCCACCGTGGACGTGACCTATGCCGCCAACATCAACGACGCCCTGCGCGTGCTGGAGGCGGTCAGCAACGAGATCTACGCCGACCCCGAATGGCAGGGCTTCTTCCTCGACCGGCCCGAGATGCAGGGCGTCACCCAGCTCGCCCCGGACGGCGTGACCCTGCGCGCGCTGTTCAAGGTGCAGCCCAAGAGCCAGTACGCCATCGGGCGCGAGTTCAACCGCCGCATCAAGATTGCGATGGATCAGGCGGGCATCGAGATTCCTTTCCCGCAGCGCACGATCACCCTGGGCGGCGCGCCCATCGAGGTGAGGCTCACCCGCGACGGGGCCGGCAGCCGCGACCCACGGGACACGCAGGACCGGACCCACCCGCCCATGGCCCCGACCCTCACCCGCGACCCCGAGGAAGAGGAGGTATAG
- the ftsH gene encoding ATP-dependent zinc metalloprotease FtsH, giving the protein MSRPPRLSAVLTAFLLLLLPASAGAAPGTATPVSGASIAAPREEASIPGTPTGTLPTTYTTNRFFEDLKAGAVDHVRLDGAGNATVYLLDSPNRPQAVVVPPDAATLARLREAGVPFRVQAATSPFGWVGQVLPLVVTALILLVLWRTLRGASGGGAASSFGKSKAAVISEGQVKLTFQDVAGCDEAKQDLQEVVDFLRHPERYHQLGARIPHGVLLVGPPGSGKTLLAKAVAGEARVPYFSISGSDFVEMFVGVGAARVRDLFEQARKSAPCIVFIDEIDAVGRKRGVNLQGGNDEREQTLNQLLVEMDGFSSGQEVIILAATNRPDVLDAALLRPGRFDRQVVVDAPDVRGREMILRIHARKKPLDPSVDLGIIARRTAGMVGADLENLLNEAALGAARAGRSRIVMRDVEEARDRVLMGPERRSLVVREADRKVTAYHEVGHALAAQLLPHAHRVAKLTVVPRGRAAGFMMPDADDRLHVTRPALEDMIAVALAGRAAEEVVYGEVTTGAQNDFQQATGLARRMVTEWGMSSRIGKVALATDEGNFLGGGPQPLPMSEATAYAVDEEVRALIDAAYDRALSLVREHLAQVHEVVRVLMRRETLSGEEFSVLLAGGTLEEEPALGRPAVPPLPA; this is encoded by the coding sequence ATGTCGCGCCCGCCCCGTCTGTCCGCCGTGCTGACGGCGTTCCTGCTCCTGCTGCTGCCCGCCTCCGCAGGGGCAGCGCCGGGGACGGCGACCCCGGTGTCAGGTGCCTCCATCGCCGCGCCGCGTGAGGAGGCCAGCATCCCGGGCACCCCCACCGGAACGCTCCCCACCACCTACACCACCAACCGCTTCTTCGAGGACCTGAAGGCGGGGGCGGTGGACCACGTCAGGCTGGATGGGGCGGGCAACGCCACCGTCTATCTGCTCGACAGTCCGAACCGGCCGCAGGCAGTGGTGGTCCCACCCGACGCCGCGACCCTGGCCCGGCTGCGCGAGGCGGGAGTGCCCTTCCGCGTCCAGGCAGCCACCTCGCCCTTCGGCTGGGTGGGCCAGGTATTGCCGCTGGTGGTCACGGCCCTGATTCTGCTGGTGCTGTGGCGCACGCTGCGCGGGGCCTCGGGCGGCGGGGCCGCGAGCAGTTTCGGGAAGTCGAAGGCGGCGGTCATCAGCGAGGGGCAGGTGAAGCTGACCTTCCAGGACGTTGCCGGCTGCGACGAGGCCAAGCAGGATTTGCAGGAAGTCGTGGACTTCCTGCGCCACCCCGAGCGTTACCACCAGCTCGGTGCCCGCATCCCCCACGGTGTCCTCCTGGTCGGCCCCCCCGGCTCCGGCAAGACCCTGCTCGCCAAGGCGGTCGCGGGCGAGGCCCGCGTCCCCTACTTCTCCATCTCCGGCTCCGACTTCGTCGAGATGTTCGTCGGCGTCGGGGCCGCCCGCGTCCGCGACCTCTTCGAGCAGGCGCGCAAAAGCGCGCCCTGCATCGTCTTCATCGACGAAATCGACGCCGTCGGCCGCAAACGCGGCGTCAACCTCCAGGGCGGCAACGACGAACGCGAACAGACCCTCAACCAGCTCCTCGTCGAAATGGACGGCTTCTCCAGCGGCCAGGAGGTCATCATCCTCGCCGCCACCAACCGCCCCGACGTGCTGGACGCCGCGTTGCTGCGTCCGGGACGCTTCGACCGCCAGGTGGTGGTGGACGCCCCCGACGTGCGGGGGCGTGAGATGATTCTGCGCATCCACGCCCGCAAGAAGCCCCTGGACCCCTCGGTGGACCTGGGCATCATCGCCAGAAGGACCGCGGGAATGGTGGGGGCGGACCTGGAGAACCTGCTGAACGAGGCGGCGCTGGGGGCGGCGCGGGCGGGCCGGTCCAGAATCGTGATGCGGGATGTGGAGGAGGCGCGCGACCGGGTCTTGATGGGACCGGAGCGCCGCTCGCTGGTGGTGCGGGAAGCGGACCGCAAGGTGACGGCTTACCACGAGGTCGGTCATGCCCTCGCCGCTCAACTTCTGCCCCATGCCCACCGCGTCGCCAAGTTGACGGTCGTGCCGCGCGGTCGGGCGGCCGGGTTCATGATGCCGGACGCCGACGATCGCCTGCATGTCACGCGCCCGGCGCTGGAGGACATGATCGCCGTGGCGCTCGCGGGCCGCGCCGCCGAGGAGGTCGTGTACGGCGAGGTCACAACCGGGGCGCAGAACGACTTCCAGCAGGCGACGGGACTGGCCCGCCGCATGGTGACGGAATGGGGCATGTCGAGCCGCATCGGTAAGGTCGCGCTCGCCACCGACGAGGGGAACTTCCTGGGCGGCGGGCCGCAGCCCCTTCCCATGAGCGAGGCCACCGCCTACGCCGTGGACGAGGAGGTCCGCGCCCTGATCGACGCCGCCTATGACCGGGCGCTGTCACTGGTCCGCGAACATCTGGCGCAGGTCCACGAGGTGGTGCGCGTCCTGATGCGCCGCGAGACGCTCAGCGGCGAGGAGTTCTCGGTCTTGCTCGCCGGGGGAACGCTGGAGGAGGAACCCGCCCTGGGCCGCCCGGCGGTGCCTCCCCTGCCCGCCTGA
- a CDS encoding DUF4384 domain-containing protein, giving the protein MRSALLFGALALGLSACTVSVHSNLGLAGSSSNLIAGLRPDRGEGASYFVGEPVRFFVTTRTAGYVTLVALQPNGYVSTLVQNAYVPAGTSAFPRPQDGVTYNVAPPRGIQRVRAIFTRVQPTSNLVFSGVYDQGRWNNATTTYLSPYAPAERDVQETYLYIR; this is encoded by the coding sequence ATGCGTTCTGCTCTTCTGTTCGGCGCGCTCGCCCTCGGGCTGAGTGCCTGTACCGTCTCTGTCCACTCGAACCTGGGGCTGGCGGGAAGCAGCAGCAACCTGATCGCGGGCCTCCGCCCCGACCGGGGAGAGGGCGCGAGCTACTTCGTCGGGGAGCCGGTGCGCTTTTTCGTGACCACCCGGACGGCCGGGTACGTCACGCTGGTCGCGCTTCAGCCCAACGGCTACGTCAGCACGCTGGTCCAGAACGCCTACGTGCCCGCCGGAACCAGCGCCTTTCCCCGGCCGCAGGACGGCGTGACCTACAACGTGGCCCCGCCGCGCGGCATTCAGCGGGTCCGCGCCATCTTCACCCGCGTGCAGCCCACCTCCAACCTGGTGTTCAGCGGGGTCTACGACCAGGGCCGCTGGAACAACGCGACCACCACGTACCTGTCGCCCTACGCGCCCGCCGAGCGCGACGTGCAGGAAACGTACCTGTATATCAGGTAA
- a CDS encoding nucleotide pyrophosphohydrolase, protein MTQPPTSLTFEEARQRVDAYIGQFREGYFPPLLLLARLTEETGEIARVLAHQHGKTPKPGEDAGDLEMELADLLFVMICLANERGLSLERGFERMMQKIETRDADRWTRKEPGQ, encoded by the coding sequence ATGACCCAGCCCCCCACCAGCCTGACCTTCGAGGAAGCCCGGCAGCGCGTGGACGCCTACATCGGCCAATTCAGGGAAGGCTACTTTCCGCCGCTGCTGCTGCTGGCGCGGCTGACCGAGGAAACGGGCGAGATTGCGCGCGTCCTGGCCCATCAGCACGGCAAGACGCCCAAGCCCGGCGAGGACGCGGGCGACCTGGAGATGGAACTGGCCGACCTGCTGTTCGTGATGATCTGCCTCGCCAACGAGCGCGGCCTCAGCCTGGAACGCGGCTTTGAGCGCATGATGCAAAAGATCGAGACGCGCGACGCGGACCGCTGGACGAGAAAGGAGCCGGGGCAATGA
- a CDS encoding YfiT family bacillithiol transferase, whose protein sequence is MTDVQYPLGPMPQPLTLTPPERAAAIQAIRALPAELRVAVAGQPEALLDTPYRDGGWTVRQVVHHLADSHMNAVVRLKLALTEDSPTVKPYEEGEWAELPDMRLPLDPSLSLLDGLHTRWAALLEALTPGQWAREWTHPAQGRSFTVATLAAMYAWHGRHHLAHIRRVTG, encoded by the coding sequence ATGACGGACGTGCAGTATCCGCTCGGCCCCATGCCGCAGCCCCTTACCCTCACGCCGCCGGAGCGGGCCGCGGCCATCCAGGCCATTCGTGCTCTGCCCGCCGAACTGCGGGTGGCTGTGGCAGGCCAGCCGGAAGCGCTGCTGGACACGCCCTACCGGGACGGCGGCTGGACCGTGCGGCAGGTGGTCCACCATCTGGCCGACAGCCACATGAACGCCGTGGTACGCCTGAAACTGGCGCTGACCGAGGACAGCCCGACCGTGAAGCCCTACGAGGAGGGGGAATGGGCCGAACTGCCCGACATGCGCCTGCCGCTGGACCCCAGCCTGAGCCTGCTGGACGGGCTGCATACGCGCTGGGCCGCGCTGCTGGAGGCCCTCACGCCGGGGCAGTGGGCACGGGAATGGACGCACCCGGCGCAGGGCCGGAGCTTTACGGTGGCTACCCTCGCCGCCATGTACGCCTGGCATGGGCGGCACCACCTGGCGCACATCCGGCGGGTGACGGGCTGA
- a CDS encoding Nudix hydrolase, translating into MQHGEKTHVPVSLQAGGVVILNERGDILLVRELGAPDQMAKAGLWHIPSGSVEEGENPQDTAVREAYEETGLRVRLVRFLNAYLGQFPDGDFILRTIWLAEPLPGQTLQPTFTHEVAEARYVSREEFAALYGAGRIRMYQTKLFYEEALREWARLREDRLS; encoded by the coding sequence ATGCAGCACGGCGAGAAGACGCACGTGCCCGTCAGCCTGCAAGCGGGCGGCGTGGTCATCCTCAACGAGCGCGGCGACATCCTGCTCGTGCGGGAGCTGGGTGCCCCGGACCAGATGGCGAAAGCCGGGCTGTGGCACATCCCTTCCGGTAGTGTGGAGGAGGGCGAGAATCCGCAGGATACGGCTGTCCGCGAAGCATACGAGGAAACGGGCCTGCGCGTGCGCCTGGTCAGGTTCCTGAATGCCTATCTGGGCCAGTTTCCCGATGGGGACTTCATCCTCCGCACCATCTGGCTGGCCGAACCGCTGCCGGGACAGACCCTCCAGCCCACCTTCACGCACGAGGTCGCGGAAGCCCGGTACGTCAGCCGGGAAGAGTTCGCGGCGCTGTACGGGGCCGGGCGGATTCGGATGTACCAGACGAAACTCTTTTACGAGGAGGCCCTGCGTGAGTGGGCGAGACTCCGCGAAGATCGCCTCTCCTGA